One stretch of Poecilia reticulata strain Guanapo linkage group LG21, Guppy_female_1.0+MT, whole genome shotgun sequence DNA includes these proteins:
- the cep43 gene encoding centrosomal protein 43 isoform X2 has translation MSAAEDDTELRDLLIQNLENSGVLNKLKAEMRAAVFLAMEDQDRLENKTPLINENLKKCLNTKDGHLVASLIMDFLQVFNLDFSLAVFQPEINSLNGLDSRDLVCRELGVSDSELNQNAPVLLELVRRARRSSDLPVRSEGDRSGHVVKDLSQKQISHARTTFDSHDKDQSGSVRKEDLKLVFTDLLPGLNKSMLERFVDEELNATDSKVDFQAFLSTYKRLFDQCRSVVVSDSDESRHQTQAAEDKPGPLPVSKDLEQVVSLPKRYLQQQEQPTEAGSAEHLDLELDGDVDHDEGDSFFDDPLPKPLKTYGCSPIGEKESSEKTNCPKDVVPLREEGLCGPPVSLMRRGRSLSDLSVLAADPEPERGDPVSDLGSELRKPEASGTRGSPAGSLSEASRPGTGSIGSEPSHSRNGLNDFKDKYFKSPRTGSLHLDEDVEYDDDFNSHRSDLSNGELSIGEEMEEVSIEGPETSDKLDETTQDLSVSQISQSHGADYMEDVS, from the exons ATGTCTGCTGCTGAAGATGATACCGAGCTGCGGGACCTGCTGATCCAGAACCTGGAGAACAGCGGAGTTCTCAACAAACTGAAG GCGGAGATGAGGGCAGCTGTTTTTCTGGCCATGGAGGACCAGGACAGACTGGAG AACAAAACTCCCCTCATCaatgaaaacctgaagaaaTGCCTCAACACTAAAGATG GACACCTGGTGGCCAGTCTCATCATGGACTTCCTGCAGGTGTTCAACCTGGACTTCAGCCTCGCCGTGTTCCAGCCGGAGATCAACTCG CTGAACGGTCTGGACAGCCGGGACCTGGTCTGCAGGGAGCTGGGCGTGTCCGATTCGGAGCTGAACCAGAACGCCCCGGTTCTGCTGGAGCTGGTCCGCAGGGCCCGGCGGAGCAGCGACCTGCCCGTCCGCTCTGAG GGAGACAGGAGTGGACATGTTGTCAAG GATCTCTCCCAGAAACAGATCAGTCACGCTCGGACGACGTTTGACTCTCACGATAAG gaTCAGAGCGGCTCAGTCAGGAAGGAAGACCTGAAGTTGGTCTTCACAGATCTGCTGCCCGGCCTCAACAA gaGCATGCTGGAGAGGTTCGTCGACGAAGAGCTCAACGCTACAGACAGCA AGGTCGACTTCCAGGCCTTCCTGTCAACATACAAGCGTCTCTTCGATCAGTGCAGGAGTGTG GTCGTTTCGGACTCGGACGAGAGTCGGCACCAGACCCAGGCTGCTGAAGACAAACCGGGCCCACTGCCTGTCAGTAAG GACTTGGAGCAGGTCGTCTCCCTGCCCAAGCGgtacctgcagcagcaggagcagccgACAGAGGCTGGGAGCGCGGAGCATCTGGACCTGGAGCTGGACGGAGACGTGGACCACGACGAAGGAGACTCCTTCTTCGACGACCCGCTGCCCAAACCGCTCAAGACTTACGGCTG CTCTCCGATCGGAGAAAAGGAGTCGTCAGAGAAGACAAACTGTCCCAAGGA CGTTGTCCCGCTGAGGGAGGAGGGTCTGTGTGGGCCGCCCGTCTCCCTGATGAGACGAGGCCGAAGCCTCAGCGA CCTGTCGGTCCTGGCCGCAGACCCAGAACCCGAGCGAGGCGATCCCGTCTCGGATCTCGGCTCAGAGCTCAG GAAGCCCGAGGCGTCCGGTACCAGAGGGAGTCCGGCCGGTTCTCTGTCTGAGGCGTCGAGGCCCGGAACAGGAAGCATCGGGTCGGAACCGAGCCACAGCAGGAACG GGCTGAACGACTTCAAGgacaaatattttaagtctCCCAGAACCGGGTCTCTGCATTTGG ACGAAGACGTGGAATACGACGACGACTTCAACAG CCATCGGTCGGACCTTTCCAACGGCGAGCTGAGCATCGgcgaggagatggaggaggttTCCATCGAGGGTCCGGAGACGAGCGACAAG CTCGACGAAACCACGCAGGACCTGAGCGTCTCTCAGATCAGTCAGAGTCACGGAGCCGACTACATGGAGGACGTGTCCTGA
- the cep43 gene encoding centrosomal protein 43 isoform X5, translated as MSAAEDDTELRDLLIQNLENSGVLNKLKAEMRAAVFLAMEDQDRLENKTPLINENLKKCLNTKDGHLVASLIMDFLQVFNLDFSLAVFQPEINSLNGLDSRDLVCRELGVSDSELNQNAPVLLELVRRARRSSDLPVRSEGDRSGHVVKDLSQKQISHARTTFDSHDKDQSGSVRKEDLKLVFTDLLPGLNKSMLERFVDEELNATDSKVDFQAFLSTYKRLFDQCRSVVVSDSDESRHQTQAAEDKPGPLPVSKIPRFKGQRSQTAAKDLEQVVSLPKRYLQQQEQPTEAGSAEHLDLELDGDVDHDEGDSFFDDPLPKPLKTYGWKPEASGTRGSPAGSLSEASRPGTGSIGSEPSHSRNGLNDFKDKYFKSPRTGSLHLDEDVEYDDDFNSHRSDLSNGELSIGEEMEEVSIEGPETSDKLDETTQDLSVSQISQSHGADYMEDVS; from the exons ATGTCTGCTGCTGAAGATGATACCGAGCTGCGGGACCTGCTGATCCAGAACCTGGAGAACAGCGGAGTTCTCAACAAACTGAAG GCGGAGATGAGGGCAGCTGTTTTTCTGGCCATGGAGGACCAGGACAGACTGGAG AACAAAACTCCCCTCATCaatgaaaacctgaagaaaTGCCTCAACACTAAAGATG GACACCTGGTGGCCAGTCTCATCATGGACTTCCTGCAGGTGTTCAACCTGGACTTCAGCCTCGCCGTGTTCCAGCCGGAGATCAACTCG CTGAACGGTCTGGACAGCCGGGACCTGGTCTGCAGGGAGCTGGGCGTGTCCGATTCGGAGCTGAACCAGAACGCCCCGGTTCTGCTGGAGCTGGTCCGCAGGGCCCGGCGGAGCAGCGACCTGCCCGTCCGCTCTGAG GGAGACAGGAGTGGACATGTTGTCAAG GATCTCTCCCAGAAACAGATCAGTCACGCTCGGACGACGTTTGACTCTCACGATAAG gaTCAGAGCGGCTCAGTCAGGAAGGAAGACCTGAAGTTGGTCTTCACAGATCTGCTGCCCGGCCTCAACAA gaGCATGCTGGAGAGGTTCGTCGACGAAGAGCTCAACGCTACAGACAGCA AGGTCGACTTCCAGGCCTTCCTGTCAACATACAAGCGTCTCTTCGATCAGTGCAGGAGTGTG GTCGTTTCGGACTCGGACGAGAGTCGGCACCAGACCCAGGCTGCTGAAGACAAACCGGGCCCACTGCCTGTCAGTAAG ATCCCCAGGTTCAAAGGTCAGAGGAGCCAGACCGCAGCGAAG GACTTGGAGCAGGTCGTCTCCCTGCCCAAGCGgtacctgcagcagcaggagcagccgACAGAGGCTGGGAGCGCGGAGCATCTGGACCTGGAGCTGGACGGAGACGTGGACCACGACGAAGGAGACTCCTTCTTCGACGACCCGCTGCCCAAACCGCTCAAGACTTACGGCTG GAAGCCCGAGGCGTCCGGTACCAGAGGGAGTCCGGCCGGTTCTCTGTCTGAGGCGTCGAGGCCCGGAACAGGAAGCATCGGGTCGGAACCGAGCCACAGCAGGAACG GGCTGAACGACTTCAAGgacaaatattttaagtctCCCAGAACCGGGTCTCTGCATTTGG ACGAAGACGTGGAATACGACGACGACTTCAACAG CCATCGGTCGGACCTTTCCAACGGCGAGCTGAGCATCGgcgaggagatggaggaggttTCCATCGAGGGTCCGGAGACGAGCGACAAG CTCGACGAAACCACGCAGGACCTGAGCGTCTCTCAGATCAGTCAGAGTCACGGAGCCGACTACATGGAGGACGTGTCCTGA
- the cep43 gene encoding centrosomal protein 43 isoform X1 yields the protein MSAAEDDTELRDLLIQNLENSGVLNKLKAEMRAAVFLAMEDQDRLENKTPLINENLKKCLNTKDGHLVASLIMDFLQVFNLDFSLAVFQPEINSLNGLDSRDLVCRELGVSDSELNQNAPVLLELVRRARRSSDLPVRSEGDRSGHVVKDLSQKQISHARTTFDSHDKDQSGSVRKEDLKLVFTDLLPGLNKSMLERFVDEELNATDSKVDFQAFLSTYKRLFDQCRSVVVSDSDESRHQTQAAEDKPGPLPVSKIPRFKGQRSQTAAKDLEQVVSLPKRYLQQQEQPTEAGSAEHLDLELDGDVDHDEGDSFFDDPLPKPLKTYGCSPIGEKESSEKTNCPKDVVPLREEGLCGPPVSLMRRGRSLSDLSVLAADPEPERGDPVSDLGSELRKPEASGTRGSPAGSLSEASRPGTGSIGSEPSHSRNGLNDFKDKYFKSPRTGSLHLDEDVEYDDDFNSHRSDLSNGELSIGEEMEEVSIEGPETSDKLDETTQDLSVSQISQSHGADYMEDVS from the exons ATGTCTGCTGCTGAAGATGATACCGAGCTGCGGGACCTGCTGATCCAGAACCTGGAGAACAGCGGAGTTCTCAACAAACTGAAG GCGGAGATGAGGGCAGCTGTTTTTCTGGCCATGGAGGACCAGGACAGACTGGAG AACAAAACTCCCCTCATCaatgaaaacctgaagaaaTGCCTCAACACTAAAGATG GACACCTGGTGGCCAGTCTCATCATGGACTTCCTGCAGGTGTTCAACCTGGACTTCAGCCTCGCCGTGTTCCAGCCGGAGATCAACTCG CTGAACGGTCTGGACAGCCGGGACCTGGTCTGCAGGGAGCTGGGCGTGTCCGATTCGGAGCTGAACCAGAACGCCCCGGTTCTGCTGGAGCTGGTCCGCAGGGCCCGGCGGAGCAGCGACCTGCCCGTCCGCTCTGAG GGAGACAGGAGTGGACATGTTGTCAAG GATCTCTCCCAGAAACAGATCAGTCACGCTCGGACGACGTTTGACTCTCACGATAAG gaTCAGAGCGGCTCAGTCAGGAAGGAAGACCTGAAGTTGGTCTTCACAGATCTGCTGCCCGGCCTCAACAA gaGCATGCTGGAGAGGTTCGTCGACGAAGAGCTCAACGCTACAGACAGCA AGGTCGACTTCCAGGCCTTCCTGTCAACATACAAGCGTCTCTTCGATCAGTGCAGGAGTGTG GTCGTTTCGGACTCGGACGAGAGTCGGCACCAGACCCAGGCTGCTGAAGACAAACCGGGCCCACTGCCTGTCAGTAAG ATCCCCAGGTTCAAAGGTCAGAGGAGCCAGACCGCAGCGAAG GACTTGGAGCAGGTCGTCTCCCTGCCCAAGCGgtacctgcagcagcaggagcagccgACAGAGGCTGGGAGCGCGGAGCATCTGGACCTGGAGCTGGACGGAGACGTGGACCACGACGAAGGAGACTCCTTCTTCGACGACCCGCTGCCCAAACCGCTCAAGACTTACGGCTG CTCTCCGATCGGAGAAAAGGAGTCGTCAGAGAAGACAAACTGTCCCAAGGA CGTTGTCCCGCTGAGGGAGGAGGGTCTGTGTGGGCCGCCCGTCTCCCTGATGAGACGAGGCCGAAGCCTCAGCGA CCTGTCGGTCCTGGCCGCAGACCCAGAACCCGAGCGAGGCGATCCCGTCTCGGATCTCGGCTCAGAGCTCAG GAAGCCCGAGGCGTCCGGTACCAGAGGGAGTCCGGCCGGTTCTCTGTCTGAGGCGTCGAGGCCCGGAACAGGAAGCATCGGGTCGGAACCGAGCCACAGCAGGAACG GGCTGAACGACTTCAAGgacaaatattttaagtctCCCAGAACCGGGTCTCTGCATTTGG ACGAAGACGTGGAATACGACGACGACTTCAACAG CCATCGGTCGGACCTTTCCAACGGCGAGCTGAGCATCGgcgaggagatggaggaggttTCCATCGAGGGTCCGGAGACGAGCGACAAG CTCGACGAAACCACGCAGGACCTGAGCGTCTCTCAGATCAGTCAGAGTCACGGAGCCGACTACATGGAGGACGTGTCCTGA
- the ccr6a gene encoding C-C chemokine receptor type 6a: MNVSNDSTPPPYEYYENYPDYEPCSFSNNNSVNIVVGPYIHSIICILGLVGNSLVILTYALYKRTKSMTDVYLLNVAIADLLFVLALPFIVYNELYSWPMGQVACKLLRGSYSVNLYSGMLMLACISTDRYIAIVQARRSFRLRSLSNSRIICALIWIFALMVSVPTFHFYHWYEPSHNDIIWFNGTEEEETTDPQYVCEWKFDDSTTASRVKVXVPSTQLAIGFFLPLLIXIFCYTAVIITLXKAKXXXRHKAVRVVMVVVLVFIACHLPYNLALLYKTVRLFEYTECDEQDSLDTAMSVLQTVAYLHCCLNPVLYAFIGVKFRNHFRRIFRDLWCLGKRYIAPRRSSRVNSDTFMSTIRRSVDSSSENGTSFTM, from the coding sequence ATGAACGTCTCCAATGACTCCACTCCTCCACCCTATGAATATTATGAGAACTACCCTGATTATGAACCGTGTTCTTTCAGTAACAATAACAGTGTGAACATTGTGGTTGGTCCTTACATTCACTCCATCATCTGCATCCTGGGCTTGGTGGGGAACAGCCTGGTCATCCTCACCTATGCCCTCTACAAGAGAACCAAATCCATGACYGACGTCTACCTGCTCAATGTGGCCATCGCTGACCTGCTGTTCGTGCTGGCTCTACCTTTCATCGTCTACAACGAGCTGTACTCTTGGCCCATGGGGCAGGTGGCCTGTAAGCTGCTGCGTGGTTCCTACAGCGTCAACCTGTACAGCggcatgctaatgttagcctgcATCAGCACCGACCGCTACATCGCCATCGTCCAGGCTCGCCGGAGCTTCAGGTTACGCTCGCTGTCRAACAGTCGCATCATCTGTGCCCTGATCTGGATCTTTGCCTTAATGGTGTCTGTTCCCACTTTCCACTTCTACCATTGGTACGAACCATCACATAATGACATCATYTGGTTCAACGGCACCGAAGAGGAAGAGACGACAGATCCACAGTACGTCTGTGAGTGGAAATTTGATGACAGCACCACTGCTAGCAGAGTGAAGGTTGSTGTTCCCAGCACCCAACTGGCCATTGGCTTCTTCCTGCCGCTGCTCATCRTGATCTTCTGCTACACCGCAGTCATCATCACCCTGCRGAAAGCYAAAARCTWCMAGCGACACAARGCGGTCCgagtggtgatggtggtggtgctGGTCTTCATCGCCTGCCACTTGCCTTACAACTTGGCCCTGTTGTATAAGACTGTCCGTTTGTTCGAATACACTGAATGTGACGAGCAGGACTCCCTGGACACAGCGATGTCTGTGCTGCAGACCGTCGCCTACCTGCACTGCTGCCTGAACCCGGTGCTGTACGCCTTTATCGGAGTGAAGTTCAGGAACCACTTCAGGAGGATCTTCCGTGACCTGTGGTGTTTGGGTAAGAGGTACATCGCCCCGCGCCGCTCATCCAGGGTCAACTCAGATACCTTCATGTCCACTATTCGTCGCTCGGTGGATTCATCCAGTGAAAACGGCACATCTTTTACCATGTGA
- the cep43 gene encoding centrosomal protein 43 isoform X3, with protein MSAAEDDTELRDLLIQNLENSGVLNKLKAEMRAAVFLAMEDQDRLENKTPLINENLKKCLNTKDGHLVASLIMDFLQVFNLDFSLAVFQPEINSLNGLDSRDLVCRELGVSDSELNQNAPVLLELVRRARRSSDLPVRSEGDRSGHVVKDLSQKQISHARTTFDSHDKDQSGSVRKEDLKLVFTDLLPGLNKSMLERFVDEELNATDSKVDFQAFLSTYKRLFDQCRSVVVSDSDESRHQTQAAEDKPGPLPVSKIPRFKGQRSQTAAKDLEQVVSLPKRYLQQQEQPTEAGSAEHLDLELDGDVDHDEGDSFFDDPLPKPLKTYGCSPIGEKESSEKTNCPKDLSVLAADPEPERGDPVSDLGSELRKPEASGTRGSPAGSLSEASRPGTGSIGSEPSHSRNGLNDFKDKYFKSPRTGSLHLDEDVEYDDDFNSHRSDLSNGELSIGEEMEEVSIEGPETSDKLDETTQDLSVSQISQSHGADYMEDVS; from the exons ATGTCTGCTGCTGAAGATGATACCGAGCTGCGGGACCTGCTGATCCAGAACCTGGAGAACAGCGGAGTTCTCAACAAACTGAAG GCGGAGATGAGGGCAGCTGTTTTTCTGGCCATGGAGGACCAGGACAGACTGGAG AACAAAACTCCCCTCATCaatgaaaacctgaagaaaTGCCTCAACACTAAAGATG GACACCTGGTGGCCAGTCTCATCATGGACTTCCTGCAGGTGTTCAACCTGGACTTCAGCCTCGCCGTGTTCCAGCCGGAGATCAACTCG CTGAACGGTCTGGACAGCCGGGACCTGGTCTGCAGGGAGCTGGGCGTGTCCGATTCGGAGCTGAACCAGAACGCCCCGGTTCTGCTGGAGCTGGTCCGCAGGGCCCGGCGGAGCAGCGACCTGCCCGTCCGCTCTGAG GGAGACAGGAGTGGACATGTTGTCAAG GATCTCTCCCAGAAACAGATCAGTCACGCTCGGACGACGTTTGACTCTCACGATAAG gaTCAGAGCGGCTCAGTCAGGAAGGAAGACCTGAAGTTGGTCTTCACAGATCTGCTGCCCGGCCTCAACAA gaGCATGCTGGAGAGGTTCGTCGACGAAGAGCTCAACGCTACAGACAGCA AGGTCGACTTCCAGGCCTTCCTGTCAACATACAAGCGTCTCTTCGATCAGTGCAGGAGTGTG GTCGTTTCGGACTCGGACGAGAGTCGGCACCAGACCCAGGCTGCTGAAGACAAACCGGGCCCACTGCCTGTCAGTAAG ATCCCCAGGTTCAAAGGTCAGAGGAGCCAGACCGCAGCGAAG GACTTGGAGCAGGTCGTCTCCCTGCCCAAGCGgtacctgcagcagcaggagcagccgACAGAGGCTGGGAGCGCGGAGCATCTGGACCTGGAGCTGGACGGAGACGTGGACCACGACGAAGGAGACTCCTTCTTCGACGACCCGCTGCCCAAACCGCTCAAGACTTACGGCTG CTCTCCGATCGGAGAAAAGGAGTCGTCAGAGAAGACAAACTGTCCCAAGGA CCTGTCGGTCCTGGCCGCAGACCCAGAACCCGAGCGAGGCGATCCCGTCTCGGATCTCGGCTCAGAGCTCAG GAAGCCCGAGGCGTCCGGTACCAGAGGGAGTCCGGCCGGTTCTCTGTCTGAGGCGTCGAGGCCCGGAACAGGAAGCATCGGGTCGGAACCGAGCCACAGCAGGAACG GGCTGAACGACTTCAAGgacaaatattttaagtctCCCAGAACCGGGTCTCTGCATTTGG ACGAAGACGTGGAATACGACGACGACTTCAACAG CCATCGGTCGGACCTTTCCAACGGCGAGCTGAGCATCGgcgaggagatggaggaggttTCCATCGAGGGTCCGGAGACGAGCGACAAG CTCGACGAAACCACGCAGGACCTGAGCGTCTCTCAGATCAGTCAGAGTCACGGAGCCGACTACATGGAGGACGTGTCCTGA
- the cep43 gene encoding centrosomal protein 43 isoform X4 yields MSAAEDDTELRDLLIQNLENSGVLNKLKAEMRAAVFLAMEDQDRLENKTPLINENLKKCLNTKDGHLVASLIMDFLQVFNLDFSLAVFQPEINSLNGLDSRDLVCRELGVSDSELNQNAPVLLELVRRARRSSDLPVRSEGDRSGHVVKDLSQKQISHARTTFDSHDKDQSGSVRKEDLKLVFTDLLPGLNKSMLERFVDEELNATDSKVDFQAFLSTYKRLFDQCRSVVVSDSDESRHQTQAAEDKPGPLPVSKIPRFKGQRSQTAAKDLEQVVSLPKRYLQQQEQPTEAGSAEHLDLELDGDVDHDEGDSFFDDPLPKPLKTYGCLSVLAADPEPERGDPVSDLGSELRKPEASGTRGSPAGSLSEASRPGTGSIGSEPSHSRNGLNDFKDKYFKSPRTGSLHLDEDVEYDDDFNSHRSDLSNGELSIGEEMEEVSIEGPETSDKLDETTQDLSVSQISQSHGADYMEDVS; encoded by the exons ATGTCTGCTGCTGAAGATGATACCGAGCTGCGGGACCTGCTGATCCAGAACCTGGAGAACAGCGGAGTTCTCAACAAACTGAAG GCGGAGATGAGGGCAGCTGTTTTTCTGGCCATGGAGGACCAGGACAGACTGGAG AACAAAACTCCCCTCATCaatgaaaacctgaagaaaTGCCTCAACACTAAAGATG GACACCTGGTGGCCAGTCTCATCATGGACTTCCTGCAGGTGTTCAACCTGGACTTCAGCCTCGCCGTGTTCCAGCCGGAGATCAACTCG CTGAACGGTCTGGACAGCCGGGACCTGGTCTGCAGGGAGCTGGGCGTGTCCGATTCGGAGCTGAACCAGAACGCCCCGGTTCTGCTGGAGCTGGTCCGCAGGGCCCGGCGGAGCAGCGACCTGCCCGTCCGCTCTGAG GGAGACAGGAGTGGACATGTTGTCAAG GATCTCTCCCAGAAACAGATCAGTCACGCTCGGACGACGTTTGACTCTCACGATAAG gaTCAGAGCGGCTCAGTCAGGAAGGAAGACCTGAAGTTGGTCTTCACAGATCTGCTGCCCGGCCTCAACAA gaGCATGCTGGAGAGGTTCGTCGACGAAGAGCTCAACGCTACAGACAGCA AGGTCGACTTCCAGGCCTTCCTGTCAACATACAAGCGTCTCTTCGATCAGTGCAGGAGTGTG GTCGTTTCGGACTCGGACGAGAGTCGGCACCAGACCCAGGCTGCTGAAGACAAACCGGGCCCACTGCCTGTCAGTAAG ATCCCCAGGTTCAAAGGTCAGAGGAGCCAGACCGCAGCGAAG GACTTGGAGCAGGTCGTCTCCCTGCCCAAGCGgtacctgcagcagcaggagcagccgACAGAGGCTGGGAGCGCGGAGCATCTGGACCTGGAGCTGGACGGAGACGTGGACCACGACGAAGGAGACTCCTTCTTCGACGACCCGCTGCCCAAACCGCTCAAGACTTACGGCTG CCTGTCGGTCCTGGCCGCAGACCCAGAACCCGAGCGAGGCGATCCCGTCTCGGATCTCGGCTCAGAGCTCAG GAAGCCCGAGGCGTCCGGTACCAGAGGGAGTCCGGCCGGTTCTCTGTCTGAGGCGTCGAGGCCCGGAACAGGAAGCATCGGGTCGGAACCGAGCCACAGCAGGAACG GGCTGAACGACTTCAAGgacaaatattttaagtctCCCAGAACCGGGTCTCTGCATTTGG ACGAAGACGTGGAATACGACGACGACTTCAACAG CCATCGGTCGGACCTTTCCAACGGCGAGCTGAGCATCGgcgaggagatggaggaggttTCCATCGAGGGTCCGGAGACGAGCGACAAG CTCGACGAAACCACGCAGGACCTGAGCGTCTCTCAGATCAGTCAGAGTCACGGAGCCGACTACATGGAGGACGTGTCCTGA